Below is a genomic region from Pseudomonas extremaustralis.
CGCGACCCACGTGCGATCGCCAAGCGCGCCGAGGAATACCTGAAGTCCACCGGTATCGGCGACACCGTATTCGTCGGCCCAGAACCAGAATTCTTCATCTTCGACGAAGTGAAGTTCAAGTCCGATATCTCCGGTTCCATGTTCAAGATCTACTCCGAACAAGGTTCGTGGATGTCCGACCAGGACGTGGAAGGCGGCAACCATGGCCACCGTCCAGGTATCAAAGGCGGTTACTTCCCGGTTCCACCGTTCGACCACGACCACGAAATCCGTACCTCCATGTGCAACGCCATGGAAGACATGGGCCTGGTCATCGAAGTGCATCACCACGAAGTGGCCACTGCCGGCCAGAACGAAATCGGTGTGAAGTTCAACACCCTGGTGAACAAGGCTGACGAAGTCCAGACCCTGAAGTACTGCGTACACAACACCGCCGTTGCCTACGGCCGTACCGCGACCTTCATGCCTAAGCCTCTGTACGGCGATAACGGTTCGGGTATGCACGTTCACCTGTCCATCGCCAAAGATGGCAAGAACACCTTCGCTGGCGAAGGTTATGCCGGCCTGTCCGACACCGCCCTGTACTTCATCGGCGGCATCATCAAGCACGGTAAGGCCCTGAACGGCTTCACCAACCCGTCGACCAACTCCTACAAGCGTCTGGTACCTGGCTTCGAAGCACCGGTAATGCTGGCCTACTCGGCCCGTAACCGTTCCGCCTCGATCCGTATTCCTTACGTGTCCAGCCCTCGCGCTCGCCGTATCGAAGCTCGCTTCCCGGACCCGGCAGCCAACCCATACCTGGCCTTCGCTGCCCTGCTGATGGCTGGCCTGGACGGCATCCAGAACAAGATCCACCCTGGCGACGCCGCCGACAAAAACTTGTACGACCTGCCGCCTGAAGAGGCCAAAGAGATCCCACAAGTGTGTGGCAGCCTGAAAGAAGCCCTGGAAGAGCTGGACAAGGGCCGTGCGTTCCTGACCAAAGGCGGCGTGTTCAGCGACGACTTCATCGACGCTTACATCGGCCTGAAAAGCGAAGAAGAAATCAAGGTTCGCACCTTCGTACACCCACTGGAATACGAGCTGTACTACAGCTGCTGATCCGGTAGCGCTGCGTAACGTGGCGTGACGAAAAGACCTCCCTCGGGAGGTCTTTTTTTTGCCCGCGCAAAACGTGCGCTCACCCCTTCCTGAACAGACTGTTCAAATCAGCACTATATTGGTGCGACGGGTTGCACCTTGCCCACCTGCCCAGCCCATTTTGGTTCGGAACTTCCCGAGCAAGCTGGCAGAACGCCACAGTTTTGTGCCTCAAACCCTTATTTCAGGGCTTCGACGCTTCTTTTCGGAGCCTTGGTTTGGTTTTTGCATTTTCCTTGTATCAGCGTGTGCCTCAAGCGCGCGCCTTGCTCCAAAAGAGGTCCTGATGACCATCAGCGATGCACTGCACCGTTTGTTACTCGACAACCTGACCACCGCGACCATCCTGCTCAATGCCGACCTGCGCCTTGAGTACATGAACCCGGCGGCGGAGATGCTCCTGGCCATCAGCGGCCAGCGCAGCCATGGGCAGTTCATCAGCGAGCTGTTCACCGAGTCGGCCGAAGCCTTGAGCTCGTTGCGCCAGGCGGTGGAGCAGGCGCACCCGTTCACCAAGCGCGAAGCGATGCTGACGGCCCTGACCGGCCAGACCCTGACGGTCGACTACGCCGTGACCCCGATCCTGAGCAATGGCGCTACGCTGCTGCTGCTCGAAGTACACCCCCGCGACCGCCTGCTGCGCATCACCAAGGAAGAAGCGCAGTTGTCCAAACAGGAAACCAGCAAGATGCTGGTGCGCGGCCTGGCCCATGAGATCAAGAACCCCCTCGGCGGGATTCGCGGCGCGGCGCAGCTGCTGGCGCGCGAGCTGCCGGACGAGCACCTCAAGGACTACACCAACGTCATCATCGAAGAAGCCGACCGCCTGCGTAACCTGGTGGACCGCATGCTCGGCTCCAACAAGCTGCCGTCGCTGGCGATGACCAACGTGCATGAGGTACTCGAACGCGTTTGCCAACTGGTCGAGGCCGAAAGCCAGGGTTGCATCACCTTGGTGCGTGACTACGACCCGAGCATCCCGGATGTATTGATCGACCGCGAACAGATGATCCAGGCAGTGCTCAACATCGTGCGCAACGCCATGCAGGCCATCAGCAGCCAGAACGAGCTGCGCCTGGGCCGCATCACCCTGCGCACCCGCGCCCTGCGCCAGTTCACCATTGGCCATGTGCGCCATCGCCTGGTGACCAAGGTCGAGATCATCGACAACGGCCCAGGCATTCCTGCGGAACTTCAGGAAACCATTTTCTTTCCCATGGTCAGCGGCCGCCCGGACGGTACCGGGCTGGGCCTGGCCATTACCCAGAACATCATCAGCCAGCACCAGGGTCTGATCGAATGTGAGAGCCATCCTGGCCACACCACGTTCTCGATCTTTCTGCCTCTGGAACAAGGAGCCCCATCGACATGAGCCGTAGTGAAACTGTGTGGATCGTCGATGACGACCGTTCTATCCGCTGGGTCCTCGAGAAAGCCTTGCAACAGGAAGGCATGACCACCCAGAGCTTCGACAGCGCTGACGGGGTAATGAGCCGCCTGGCGCGCCAGCAGCCCGACGTGATCATCTCCGACATCCGCATGCCCGGCGCCAGCGGCCTGGACTTGCTCGCGCGCATCCGCGAGCAGCACCCGCGCCTGCCAGTGATCATCATGACCGCGCACTCGGACCTGGACAGCGCGGTGGCGTCCTATCAGGGCGGCGCCTTCGAATACCTGCCCAAGCCGTTCGACGTGGATGAAGCCGTCGCACTGGTCAAGCGCGCCAACCAGCACGCTCAGGAGCAACAGAACCAGGAAGCCCCGCCGGCCCTGACCCGCACCCCGGAAATCATCGGCGAAGCGCCGGCGATGCAGGAAGTGTTTCGCGCCATCGGGCGCTTGAGCCACTCCAACATCACCGTGCTGATCAACGGCGAGTCGGGCACCGGTAAAGAACTGGTGGCCCATGCCCTACACCGTCACAGCCCACGGGCGGCCTCGCCGTTCATCGCGCTGAACATGGCGGCGATCCCCAAGGACCTGATGGAGTCGGAGCTGTTCGGCCACGAGAAAGGCGCCTTCACCGGCGCTGCCAACCTGCGACGCGGGCGCTTTGAACAGGCGGACGGTGGCACGCTGTTCCTCGACGAAATCGGCGACATGCCGGCCGACACCCAGACCCGTCTGCTGCGCGTGCTGGCGGACGGCGAGTTCTACCGTGTGGGCGGGCATACGCCGGTCAAGGTCGACGTGCGTATCATCGCGGCGACCCACCAGAACCTGGAAACCCTGGTGCACGCGGGCAAATTCCGTGAGGACTTGTTTCACCGCCTCAACGTGATCCGTATCCACATCCCACGGATGTCGGACCGTCGTGAAGACATCCCCACCCTCGCCCGCCACTTCCTCAGCCGCGCCGCCCAGGAACTGGCGGTCGAACCCAAGCTGCTGAAAAGCGAGACCGAGGAATACCTCAAGAACCTGCCGTGGCCAGGCAACGTGCGCCAGCTGGAGAACACCTGCCGCTGGATCACGGTGATGGCATCCGGGCGCGAAGTGCATATCGGCGACCTGCCGCCGGAGTTGCTCAGCCTGCCGCAAGACTCGGCCCCCGTGACCAACTGGGAACAGGCGCTGCGCCAATGGGCCGACCAGGCCCTGGCACGCGGCCAGTCGAACCTGTTGGACAGCGCCGTGCCGGCCTTCGAGCGGATCATGATCGAGACCGCCCTCAAGCACACCGCCGGTCGCCGTCGCGACGCCGCCGTGCTGCTGGGCTGGGGCCGCAATACCCTGACGCGCAAGATCAAGGAACTGGGGATGAAGGTCGACGGTGGTGACGACGACGAGGGCGACGACGCCTGAATCTCAGGCCCACTGAAGAGCTAATGTGGGAGCAAGCCCCACACACATTTGGATCTGCACAAGGTTTGGCGACCATGCACCGCTTCAAGGCACCATGAACCGGCATCGGGCACGGCGCCAACCCCTGAAACCTCAGCCCCGCCGCCTGAAATCAGATAACCGAAAACACCAAAGCCCCGTATTCCGGGGCTTTGCGCTTTCTGGAGAATTTTTTCGGGACAAATTGGCAAGCCTGGCACGCGCCCTGCAATAACCCTTGCACAACCCAGTTTCGGGGACCTTGGTACAGGCAGGCCGAGAATCCCCTCTTTACACCCGGGGTGCTTGATGCGAACCGCGTCGCGCTCCACACCGCTTTGGGGAACCTTGGTACAGGCAGGCTGGGGATTCCCTCTTTAACACCGAAGCCACTGGCTTCACCCCGTTTTGGGAGCCCTGGTACAGGCAGGCCGGGAACTCCCTTCTTTACACCGGGGCTTATGGGGCACAGCGCCCATAGCCCAGCCCGTTTTGGGGACCTTGGTACAGGCAGGCCGGGGATTCCCTCTTTTATTCCTCCTGGAGATGGACCTCCAGCCGCCAGCGGCCATCGGCCTCCTCGCCCTTCCACTCCCCACGCAACGGCCGAGCCGCCACCAGGTTCAACAGCAAGCCCGCATCGGTCTTGCGCACGCGCCAGTTCACATCCTTGTCATTGACCTTGAGTTGCCCACCGGCGGACTTACCTTGCGCGCCGAACAACAGCGCCACGGTGCCGTCGATGTGCTCGCCGTGCAGCTTGGGTTCGCGGCTGAACCACACCCGCACACCGTCCTGCATTGTCTCCACCTGCTGCAATTCGACCGGATCCGGTGTGGTCAGGCGGCCGATCATCAAGCCCACCATCAGGCCGACAATCGCCAACGAGCCCATGACCTTCGGCATTAGCTTCGGCCTCGGGTCCTCTTCGGGGGTAGAATGCAGCGCATCTTTGCCTTCGGAGCCGTGCATGTTTCACGTCATCCTTTTTCAACCAGAAATTCCGCCGAATACCGGCAACGTTATCAGGCTGTGCGCCAACAGTGGCTGCCACCTGCACTTGATCGAGCCCCTGGGCTTCGACATGGACGACAAGCGACTGCGCCGCGCCGGGCTGGACTACCACGAGTATGCCACCCTGCAGCGCCACGCCGACCTGGCCAGTTGCCTGGAAAGCCTGGGCCACCCGCGGTTGTTCGCGTTCACCACCAAGGGTTCGCGGCCATTCCACGACGCCAGCTTCGCCGAAGGCGACGCCTTCCTGTTCGGCCCGGAAAGCCGCGGCCTGCCAGCCGAGGTGCTCGACGCCCTGCCCGACGGCCATCGCCTGCGTTTGCCGATGCGCGAGGGTTGCCGCAGCCTGAACCTGTCCAACACCGTGGCAGTCGCCGTCTACGAAGGCTGGCGCCAGCTCGGTTTCAAGTAACACGCATAACGAATGTGGGAGGGGGCTTGCTCCCGATGGCGGTGGTTCAGTCAAGTAGAGGTCGACTGACACACCGCCATCGGGAGCAAGCCCCCTCCCACATGGGGTCCTGCGTCAGGCTCGAGATTACTGAACCGTCGACGAACCTTCCTGTTGCATGCGCTGCAGCTC
It encodes:
- the glnA gene encoding glutamate--ammonia ligase; amino-acid sequence: MSKSVQLIKDHDVKWIDLRFTDTKGTQHHVTMPARDALDEAFFEEGKMFDGSSIAGWKGIEASDMILMPDDSTAVLDPFTEEATLILVCDVIEPSTMQGYDRDPRAIAKRAEEYLKSTGIGDTVFVGPEPEFFIFDEVKFKSDISGSMFKIYSEQGSWMSDQDVEGGNHGHRPGIKGGYFPVPPFDHDHEIRTSMCNAMEDMGLVIEVHHHEVATAGQNEIGVKFNTLVNKADEVQTLKYCVHNTAVAYGRTATFMPKPLYGDNGSGMHVHLSIAKDGKNTFAGEGYAGLSDTALYFIGGIIKHGKALNGFTNPSTNSYKRLVPGFEAPVMLAYSARNRSASIRIPYVSSPRARRIEARFPDPAANPYLAFAALLMAGLDGIQNKIHPGDAADKNLYDLPPEEAKEIPQVCGSLKEALEELDKGRAFLTKGGVFSDDFIDAYIGLKSEEEIKVRTFVHPLEYELYYSC
- a CDS encoding tRNA (cytidine(34)-2'-O)-methyltransferase, which codes for MFHVILFQPEIPPNTGNVIRLCANSGCHLHLIEPLGFDMDDKRLRRAGLDYHEYATLQRHADLASCLESLGHPRLFAFTTKGSRPFHDASFAEGDAFLFGPESRGLPAEVLDALPDGHRLRLPMREGCRSLNLSNTVAVAVYEGWRQLGFK
- the ntrC gene encoding nitrogen regulation protein NR(I), with amino-acid sequence MSRSETVWIVDDDRSIRWVLEKALQQEGMTTQSFDSADGVMSRLARQQPDVIISDIRMPGASGLDLLARIREQHPRLPVIIMTAHSDLDSAVASYQGGAFEYLPKPFDVDEAVALVKRANQHAQEQQNQEAPPALTRTPEIIGEAPAMQEVFRAIGRLSHSNITVLINGESGTGKELVAHALHRHSPRAASPFIALNMAAIPKDLMESELFGHEKGAFTGAANLRRGRFEQADGGTLFLDEIGDMPADTQTRLLRVLADGEFYRVGGHTPVKVDVRIIAATHQNLETLVHAGKFREDLFHRLNVIRIHIPRMSDRREDIPTLARHFLSRAAQELAVEPKLLKSETEEYLKNLPWPGNVRQLENTCRWITVMASGREVHIGDLPPELLSLPQDSAPVTNWEQALRQWADQALARGQSNLLDSAVPAFERIMIETALKHTAGRRRDAAVLLGWGRNTLTRKIKELGMKVDGGDDDEGDDA
- the glnL gene encoding nitrogen regulation protein NR(II); translated protein: MTISDALHRLLLDNLTTATILLNADLRLEYMNPAAEMLLAISGQRSHGQFISELFTESAEALSSLRQAVEQAHPFTKREAMLTALTGQTLTVDYAVTPILSNGATLLLLEVHPRDRLLRITKEEAQLSKQETSKMLVRGLAHEIKNPLGGIRGAAQLLARELPDEHLKDYTNVIIEEADRLRNLVDRMLGSNKLPSLAMTNVHEVLERVCQLVEAESQGCITLVRDYDPSIPDVLIDREQMIQAVLNIVRNAMQAISSQNELRLGRITLRTRALRQFTIGHVRHRLVTKVEIIDNGPGIPAELQETIFFPMVSGRPDGTGLGLAITQNIISQHQGLIECESHPGHTTFSIFLPLEQGAPST